The proteins below are encoded in one region of Blastocatellia bacterium:
- a CDS encoding Uma2 family endonuclease, with protein sequence EYIENGARLGWLLDPQNRQVYIYRPHQPVECLTDPDELRGDPVLPGFIFTPREIW encoded by the coding sequence GAGTACATCGAAAACGGAGCCCGCCTCGGCTGGCTGCTCGATCCGCAAAACCGGCAGGTCTACATCTATCGTCCCCACCAGCCGGTGGAATGTCTGACTGATCCCGACGAACTTCGCGGTGATCCCGTGCTGCCGGGATTCATCTTCACCCCCCGCGAGATTTGGTAG